A window of Apium graveolens cultivar Ventura chromosome 8, ASM990537v1, whole genome shotgun sequence contains these coding sequences:
- the LOC141678642 gene encoding large ribosomal subunit protein eL14-like codes for MPFKRYVEIGRVALVNYGKDYGKLVVIVDVIDQNRALVDSPDMVRSQINFKRLTLTDITIDIKRTPKKKELIKAMEAADVKNKWENSSWGRKLIVKKRREALTDFDRFKLMLAKIKKASLVREELAKLKKEVKA; via the exons ATG CCTTTCAAGCGTTATGTTGAAATCGGGCGTGTCGCTCTCGTCAACTACGGCAAAGACTACGGCAAGCTCGTCGTCATCGTTGACGTCATCGATCAGAATCGC GCTCTGGTTGATTCTCCTGATATGGTTAGAAGTCAAATCAACTTTAAGAGGCTCACACTAACTGATATCACTATTGACATCAAAAGGACCCCAAAGAAGAAGGAGCTGATTAAGGCAATGGAAGCTGCAG ATGTTAAGAATAAGTGGGAGAACAGCTCTTGGGGAAGAAAGCTGATTGTTAAGAAACGAAGAGAGGCGCTTACAGATTTTGATAGGTTCAAGCTCATGTTGGCAAAGATTAAG AAAGCTAGTTTGGTCAGGGAAGAACTTGCAAAGCTTAAGAAGGAAGTGAAAGCTTAA